From the genome of Bordetella sp. H567, one region includes:
- the nirB gene encoding nitrite reductase large subunit NirB has translation MNAAHPTHPLQTLVVIGNGMVGHHFVEQLIAQGALDRYRILVYGEETRRAYDRVHLSEYLGGRDAESMAMSDAAFYERPGLILRLGVRVQEIDRRAREIVTEEGRQPYDKLVLATGSFPFVPPVAGAEGTAGLVYRTLDDLDMIREAAAGARRGVVVGGGLLGLEAANSLKTLGLEVHVVEFAPRLMPVQLDDFGGAALKSRIEALGASVHLSRSTQAIKQGLRYRYSMRFAEGEPLETDLVVFSAGIRPRDGLGRAAGLTVGERGGVVIDDHCRTSDPHIYAIGECALWNGMVFGLVAPGYQMARTAAAQLCGQDAQPFTGADMSTKLKLLGVDVGSIGDAHARTPGAVSYRYIDEAGASYRRLVVSGDGKRVLGAVLVGDNSYYDTLLQYAQNGIAPPADPASLILPVGQGAPALGPDALPATATICSCHNVSKGAVCAAIDDGCTDLAAVKACTKASTGCGGCTALLKQVFEHELSRRGVAVDKSLCEHFPYTRQELYGMVRVEGIESFEALLARHGRGAIGCDICKPAVASILASCWNRPIQDPSLVPLQDTNDTFMANMQKNGTYSVVPRIPGGEVTPDGLLAIASIAKQYKLYTKITGGQRIDLFGAQLHELPDIWEALIAAGFETGHAYGKATRTVKSCVGSTWCRYGVQDSVKMALHIENRYKGLRAPHKLKFAVSGCTRECAEAQSKDVGVIATEKGWNLYVCGNGGMRPRHAELFATDLDDATLIRYIDRFLMFYIRTADKLQRTSVWRDALEGGLDYLKAVIIDDSLGLAAELEAQMQLVVDRYECEWANALKDPEKLKRFRTFVNDRRADPDIRFVQERGQPRPARPDEIRAIPIVEEIA, from the coding sequence CCATGAGCGACGCGGCGTTCTACGAACGTCCCGGCCTGATCCTGCGCCTGGGCGTCCGGGTACAGGAAATCGATCGCCGCGCGCGCGAGATCGTCACCGAAGAAGGCCGCCAGCCGTACGACAAGCTCGTCCTGGCCACCGGGTCCTTTCCTTTCGTGCCGCCCGTGGCCGGCGCGGAAGGCACGGCCGGCCTGGTGTATCGCACGCTGGACGACCTGGACATGATCCGCGAGGCGGCCGCGGGCGCGCGCCGCGGGGTGGTGGTGGGGGGCGGCCTGCTGGGCCTGGAGGCCGCCAACTCCTTGAAGACGCTGGGACTGGAAGTGCACGTGGTGGAGTTCGCGCCGCGCCTGATGCCGGTGCAACTGGACGACTTCGGCGGCGCCGCATTGAAGTCGCGCATCGAAGCCCTGGGCGCCAGCGTGCACCTGTCGCGCTCCACGCAGGCGATCAAGCAGGGCCTGCGCTACCGCTACAGCATGCGCTTCGCGGAAGGCGAACCGCTGGAGACCGACCTGGTGGTGTTTTCGGCGGGCATCCGGCCACGCGACGGGCTGGGGCGTGCCGCCGGCCTGACGGTGGGTGAGCGCGGCGGCGTCGTCATCGACGATCATTGCCGCACCAGCGACCCGCATATCTACGCCATCGGCGAATGCGCACTTTGGAACGGCATGGTGTTCGGCCTGGTGGCGCCCGGCTACCAGATGGCGCGCACCGCCGCGGCCCAGCTGTGCGGGCAGGACGCCCAGCCGTTCACGGGCGCCGACATGTCGACCAAGCTGAAACTGCTGGGCGTGGACGTGGGCTCCATCGGCGACGCGCATGCCAGGACGCCCGGCGCGGTCAGCTATCGCTATATCGATGAAGCCGGCGCCAGCTATCGGCGCCTGGTCGTCTCCGGTGACGGCAAGCGGGTGCTGGGCGCGGTGCTGGTCGGGGACAACAGCTATTACGACACGCTGTTGCAGTACGCGCAGAACGGCATCGCGCCGCCCGCGGATCCCGCCAGCCTGATCCTGCCGGTGGGACAAGGCGCGCCGGCGCTGGGGCCGGACGCCCTGCCCGCCACGGCAACGATCTGTTCCTGCCACAACGTCAGCAAGGGCGCCGTATGCGCCGCCATCGACGACGGCTGCACGGACCTGGCTGCGGTGAAAGCGTGCACGAAGGCATCCACCGGCTGCGGCGGCTGCACCGCTCTGCTGAAGCAGGTCTTCGAACACGAGCTGTCGCGCCGTGGCGTGGCCGTCGACAAGAGCCTGTGCGAGCACTTTCCCTACACCCGCCAGGAGCTGTACGGCATGGTGCGCGTCGAAGGCATCGAGAGCTTCGAGGCGCTGCTGGCGCGGCATGGCCGTGGCGCCATCGGCTGCGATATCTGCAAGCCTGCCGTGGCGTCCATCCTGGCGTCGTGCTGGAACCGTCCCATCCAGGACCCCAGCCTGGTGCCGCTGCAGGACACCAACGATACCTTCATGGCCAATATGCAGAAGAACGGCACGTATTCCGTGGTGCCGCGCATTCCCGGCGGCGAGGTCACGCCCGACGGCCTGCTGGCCATTGCTTCCATCGCCAAGCAGTACAAGCTGTACACCAAGATCACCGGCGGCCAGCGCATCGACCTGTTCGGCGCGCAGCTGCACGAGCTGCCCGACATCTGGGAAGCCCTGATCGCGGCGGGCTTCGAGACCGGACATGCCTACGGCAAGGCCACGCGCACGGTGAAGTCCTGCGTGGGCAGCACCTGGTGCCGCTACGGCGTCCAGGACAGCGTGAAGATGGCCCTGCACATCGAGAACCGCTACAAAGGCCTGCGCGCCCCGCACAAGCTGAAGTTCGCGGTATCGGGCTGCACACGGGAATGCGCCGAGGCCCAAAGCAAGGACGTTGGTGTGATCGCCACCGAAAAGGGCTGGAACCTGTATGTCTGCGGCAACGGCGGCATGCGGCCCCGCCACGCCGAACTCTTCGCCACCGACCTGGACGACGCCACCCTGATCCGCTATATCGACCGCTTCCTGATGTTCTACATCCGCACGGCCGACAAGCTGCAGCGCACCTCGGTATGGCGCGACGCGCTCGAAGGCGGGCTGGATTACCTGAAGGCCGTCATCATCGACGACAGCCTGGGCCTCGCGGCCGAACTCGAGGCCCAGATGCAGCTGGTCGTCGACCGCTACGAATGCGAATGGGCCAATGCCCTGAAGGACCCGGAGAAGCTCAAGCGCTTCCGCACCTTCGTCAACGACCGGCGCGCCGATCCGGACATCCGCTTCGTGCAGGAACGCGGCCAGCCCCGGCCGGCGCGGCCGGATGAGATCCGCGCCATTCCCATCGTCGAGGAGATCGCCTGA